A window of Sulfuricurvum sp. contains these coding sequences:
- a CDS encoding sugar nucleotide-binding protein: MDMIIGNGQLAQAFINTPHDDIVFFASGVPNSNCTDESQFDRERQLLLSTLQSHNDKKFIYFSSCALSSKEYPKNRYYQHKAEMEQLIKNYSKSYYIFRIPQLFGHLKHHKTLINFLYESIINDQEFHLYNEAYRYVIEIEDVKNLVEAYLKYSHSSITIDLANDYRYKVLDIVKIFENLLNKKATYDIIDRSDGYMLDLTDMSQFIKTNDLNIIFSPYYLYDKLYEKLKNTPHLL; the protein is encoded by the coding sequence ATGGATATGATTATAGGCAATGGACAGCTTGCGCAAGCATTTATCAATACACCACATGATGATATTGTTTTTTTTGCAAGTGGAGTCCCAAACTCAAATTGTACGGATGAATCTCAATTTGATCGTGAGCGACAACTGTTGCTTTCAACACTGCAATCTCATAATGATAAAAAATTCATCTATTTCAGCAGTTGTGCACTCTCCAGCAAAGAATATCCAAAAAATCGCTATTATCAGCATAAGGCTGAGATGGAGCAACTAATCAAAAATTATTCCAAAAGCTATTATATTTTTAGAATTCCGCAACTTTTTGGACATCTCAAACATCACAAAACACTTATCAATTTTTTGTATGAGTCAATCATAAACGATCAAGAGTTTCACTTGTACAACGAAGCGTATCGCTATGTTATTGAGATAGAAGATGTAAAAAATTTAGTCGAAGCCTATCTAAAATATTCACATTCATCTATTACAATAGATCTTGCCAATGATTATAGGTATAAGGTTTTAGATATTGTCAAAATTTTTGAAAATTTGCTAAATAAAAAAGCAACATATGATATTATAGATAGAAGCGACGGCTACATGCTAGATCTCACCGATATGAGCCAGTTTATCAAAACAAATGATTTAAATATCATATTCTCGCCCTATTACTTATATGATAAACTCTATGAAAAATTAAAAAATACACCTCATTTATTATAG